The genomic DNA ccaagtttgagctattaaaaGTATGCTGCTtcctttaatgatggctcttttagtCACTCACTGCCAGACCACCAcgtcatccagggccctagtcagggaagcctggcattcccacaaagatatgataGGCTTAGGCATctagcagatctctctctccaccatcgctggACATCTCCATCCACAACAGACAGCAGCATGGACCCTTCgtgggcctcttcaggaccttgccctcaaggtgaaacaacaatggtagggaaggGATAGTGGGTCAACAtagtctgccacttgaggaaaactggtcctgaattgagtgcagcctagagtgttgctagctgtaaccacagaatgtgagctcagacttacagagatgcagaggttacacaggttcctgtccttaatatgggccccagatcagatcgaccgggtttacagttaacggtacttacatactttccccatatttgggatctactctctgccctgatccagctttctagtcctatctccaactctgacaccatctccccagacaatacctttagcccacctgcatgttggctgtcagGCTTGGCACAAAtgagtaaagccatgggccccttggaatatgcctaaaatagattcCTAGatccttcccacatgaagaccccaaatctcatctgctatatttttacctacaggttcctgattattaaacactttgttctgctttatatcttagtgcctttcagccaccaagttgcagatgctaatacgatgccaacctgacttccctgggcagatgacctcaccaaagtgtcctgggaCACCACTGCTCCAGAGTCTGCTCCCACTAGGTACAGATAGAAAAAGACTGGGGGTTTAGCTCGACCTTCCACACTCAGTTGCAGGCACCTCCAGCACCAGGAACTGAACGTGGGATTGCAGGCATGTGATCCTGCATTCTACCAATGAactacttctcagtctgccagGATTTCATTTTTCATCTTTACATAGAATTATTAACCATTCCTTCCTGGTTATATACAGGCGGTTTCTGTAAACACTACTCTACATATAGGCAGGGGAAGATGTCGTGAtcgttatgcaaaatgactctcatgcctgaggctctgaggtctcatgttcaatctcctgtagcaccataggccagagctgaggatTGCTCTGGGAAACAAACAGGCAAGCAAAGACTACACTTAGCACAATTAAATGCCAGTGTCTCATCATGGAATGAATTTCTTCCACTTGACTTATGCTGTGAACATCTCAGACAATATACTTAGGCTTTTCCAGCTCAACCATTGGCTTTTGATTTCATACATTTTGGGAAAACATGCagcattacattttaaaaatatatatttatttattattagagacagaggagacttgtgatggggagataaagaggggcagATAGTGTGGTGGGGGAGTTGGGACagtgaataaagctttggactctcaagaataaggtcctgagttccatcccaggcagcacattcaccagagtgatgactggttctttctctctcctgctatgtttctcattaataaataaataaaatcttaaaaagcaaaaagcaacagagacagagagatacctggagccctgcttcaccatttgtaaagctttcccactgcaggtgtgaATCAGGGGctagaacttgagtccttgtgcattgttgatgtgaatgcttaactaggtgtgccactatctggctcCCTACATTCTGCATTACTTACATGCACTGATATTGGTTcagaaaatactaaaaaaaaatcatcaatgtTGTTCACCCATTTATCATTAGCATAGATTCGTTTTGTTCTACATTTATATTTGTGTCCTGTTACTTCAGCCTCAGGACATGAGTTTGATAATTTCTCAAAGTCAGTTACTATTGCAACACTATGCTCTTTGTGTGAAAAAGATCATTTCACCATCATTtcattgctttattattttttgaaatctGTTCGCATTTTATTACAGAAAAATCTTACATAATTCACTTTCTCCAGTAAGTTTAGGCAAGATTCTCACAATATCAAGATCTCCTGGATTAATGACGGCTAGTGTGCAGACTCTGGTAGTTTCCTAATGTTGTTTCCAACTAAAAACTATGCCACTCTAGAGATTGGCACCATTTTTGGCCAAAATGGTTCAATACCCAATCTGTGATTTGCTCATGGCTGGACAATTGTTGGCAAGGATGGCCAGTTTTGCTTTGCCTGGTCATCTTCAGAGTCAGCTTGAATCCCAGCATGTACTTCCTACTATCCATAACCAGTTGGAGCCTGGAGTTGATAGACTCCGACAACCTTTTTGTGCTCTTTATGGCCACATTTTCCTGCCTTCACTGGGGGAAAGCCCCCAACCAAGAGCAGCTTCCTAGtaaatgagggagaaagaaagttgATGATTTCAATGAATAAAAAATAGTATACACttgcattggcaggtcgatccatactcccaggctgtctctctatttccctagtggggcagggatgtaGGATGGTGGGGattcaggacacactgatggggtcttctgcccagggatgtctggttggcatcatggtagcatctggagcctagtggctgaaaaagaggtaagatataaagcagaacaagttgttgactaatcatgaacctaaaggctagaatattgcagatgaagatttgaggtctccattctggaaaaagctagtacgtctactttaggtatattccaagggggccatgatcCTACTAGTTTAAGCCTAAGCCTGACAACTAACTTGCatgtggacccaaattattttcTGGGGTGGCAGTGTCATAGAAGGAAAAGGACaaaaagcttgatcagggaagagagtagctcccaaatatgggaaaagtgtgtaaatattgttaattggaAACACCATTgatttgctctggggcccataatcagcaaaAGAGTCTATGTTACCTCtgtatcctgctttatatcttactagtTTGGCTACCAGTCACCAAGATGCGGCTGCTACTATGTTCCCAAACTGACTACcttagacagatgacctcaccatctGTTCCaatgtctcacctctccagagcactaccacactacagaaagacagagacaggttgtGGGTCtctaccaacgcccatgtccagaaaGAAGCAGTGACAGGAAGCAGAACTTTATCTTCAGCActgcaaaaagaattttggtccatcctcccagagggataaagaatagggaagtctcCAAGGCAGGGgtttggatacagaactctggtggtggaaaatgtatggaattgtgcccctatcatcttacaatcctgtaaataATAACTGAAtcactcaaaaaataaataaaaatgataaaatgatgCCTTTTAGTTTTTCATTTATTCCTGAAAACATTCATTAAGTAACAAACACTCATTGTTAAGACAATAGGAAAGAAGTAACTccttcatggtggtgctggggattgagcacgCACACAccctcagcacacacacaccctcagcacGCACAACAGCCTTTtgtataaacactatgctatctccccaacccgtACATAGCCATTTCTCAATGAATGTAGGGAAACAGGTTCTCAATCCTGCAGGGACCTGCCTCAGACTTGACCCACACCCACATAGTAGAGAACCGGgagttcttttcttcttccagTCCTTATTCTCAAATGATATGTGCAGCTCTCTGAGGATGTTGACTCTAccaacattgaaaaaaaatttattggtggAGTGGAAGGGCTAATATTTTACAGAACAGTCATTGACACagtgtatgattttttttcatcGCCCTGTGGTTTACAAAAGTTTGTCACCCCCAACACTAATAATAATGTCTTTGGCCACCAGCATGCCCCAGACCCCAATGCCTCTCTCTTACTCCTTCTGCAGAGTCCttagctttggtgcagtatacaagacccagtccaagtttcactgggtgattccccccctcctttctagTTTTCtaattccacttataagtgaggtaATATGCTATTTGTTCCCCTCTCTTTGCCTTATCTTTTGTAGCAGGACACCTAAAGTTGCACTCAAGAAGAGGCaaaaagatgacttcatcattatcaacaggtgagtagtattccactgtgtattctaCTACAGTGCTTTTGAGTTTTTCCTAAACTGTTGAAGGCATCACTAGAGCACTCTTTGTCCCATTGAAGTTTTCAGCTGCAGGACAATATAATTTGTTGATGGGCATTGGGATTGTATCAGGCTTTTGGCATGTGAACAGGGCTGTTGTCAACAGTCCCATGCAGACTTTGTTATGAGCATATTGACCCTTCTCATGCACATGTCAACAACTTCAAAAGAAGTGAGATCACACCTTGGGGAGGGACCTGGTGTGTGCCTCTTCTCTAGACCTTGTTGTCCCTGTTCCTCCATGTGTCCCTGCTGCATGAAGAGGTCACATGCTTGGATTGCACATTGCACACTCTCTCTCAGTGTCTGATGAAAAGGAAGTTTCTTTGCTTGTCATTATGGCAACTCTCTTCACCCACAGCATtcttaatcttcttcttcttctttttgccacgAAGGTAAACCCACGGTCTCTGTGCCTACaacacaaatacactgctcctagtggccagttgtctgcttctttctttttgggTGGAGACaggagaaaatagagaaggaagcagaagggagagggagagagaaagacacatggagccctgctccaccatttgtgaagcttgtcccgttgaaggtgggaactgggatttGGGCCCAGGTGCTCCTGCAAGGTGACAGGTGCACTACTGGTGAActcccacctggcccctcttcttccTGTTTCTTATTTCACATGGCTAGGCATATAGATTCTTTTTCATTTCCTGAAAACTGTTAAATCTTGTACATGTCAACAACTCCAAAGTGAGAGGAGCCACACACAATAAGGGAGGAGGCCTGACAAGCGACGAGTGTATCATCTTCAGCTGAGAGCCCCATTCCTGCTGGGGCTGCTGAAGTGCCCATGCGCGCAAGAATCGGGGAGGATGTGTGAAGAGCACAGTCACATTGGAGTGTGTGATATTCTGCAGACTCAGATCTCTGCTGCGGTGCCCATGTTAGGAGAAAAGCACTTGTGAAACGGAATCATTCACAACTGGGACCCGGGGTAGTGGAGGATGGATGTTGGACACCTCCCTTGTTTGTCCGGGGTCCCCTCTCCTCTGGGGAACAGATGCAGGCCTTGGGGCAGCATCCCAAGTGCTAGATTTCTGACACCATCTGTGTCTCCACAACCTGAGATGCCCTCTATGCAGGAAGCCTGACTGCATGTGATGAGGTGGAGTCTCTGCATGTGAGGCTGAAGCAGTTTGTTCAGTCATAGGTTGTGGCAGTAGAGGCTCAGTGCTGGAGAGGTCGCCATACCTGGGGCATCCACAAGCTCTTCCCCCTTACACACACAAGGCTTGGGAAGAGGCCTGTGCATACTGCCTTAAACATCTTCACGCATAAGCCATATCTGCTCTGCCCTGGTCTGGGCAAGGCAGGACAGCGATCTTACCACTCTTACTTGAAGGAGAAAAGTGAGGCCTGGAGACGTGATGAGGCTGGGAAGGCAGGGCCAGAAGGCTGGGCCACCTCACAGTCCACCTAGCTCCATCCTGTGTTGTGAGACGTAGACCTCTGTGGACAACAAGGAGAGCAGGCCAGATCTAGGCCACTAGTCCAGATCATGGCAGGGCTAGGCCACACACCTCTGAAACATCACTGCACTTCTCTGAGACTGTTTGGCCAGGGTTACAGTAGGAATAGACCAGCATGGGGGTGAtggtggcagtgtgtgtgtgtgtgtgtgtgtgtgtgtgtgtgtgtgtgtgtgtgtgtgtgtgtcagaaagagagacagacagagagagaaagagagagtgaggggggagagagatatctaCCTTTCCCCTCAATCTATATCCTCTCCtgctaccacctgcctcctgaTGAGCAGGGATCCATAATCTACCCACATCTCCCAgggctctctctccagctcttcgCAGTCCTCCTCTGCAAGCTCTCCACCCCTGACCACCCTGCCCTCAGCATGCTTCCTTGTAGAGTCTGTGGGCTGAGGGTGGGGGTgatgtggaggagaaggaggctgACATGGGAGAAGGGTGGCCCCCTGGGAGAAAGAATGGAGGAGAGAGGACTGCAGACTCCAGACCAGGAAGAGACGCCCTTCTCAGAAGCCTGTTTCTGAGGCTGCTTGCTTCTTCCCTCCAGGTGAGCTCCTGCACCCCCAGTAACCTCTGAACATAGTGCTCAAACTCACACTGTGCGGGGTGTCCCCACTCTCCTCCAGAAAGGCATCTGCCAGCCCTGCACACAAGGGGGCCTTGAGGGTTCCACAGTGTGAGACTGCTCACTCATCTTTCATCAGTCAGGCCTGCGGCCCCAGGAACCTTGAAATCCCTCCTCGTCTCCAAATCAGGCTGGAAACTTGCATGTAAGAGGACTTACATTCTATCGGAAACAGAGTGTCCATATGAACACACACGGAGTCCACAAGGAGGTTGCAGGCATCCTGAAGGGCAAAGGGATGCACACAGCAGTCCCCGGCACCCTGCTCTAAGAAGGACTCCTCAGCAGCTGCAAGGCTCTGCTCGCCCTGGCTTGAAACTTGGTGATTCTGGAGCAAGGGCCCCAAAAATAACAGAGTTGGGGGGTAGGGTCAGTCAAAATCCAGGAGGGCCGAGAGGGGGACTCTCCCCTGGAGTAGCAGAGGGGTCAAGGTCACATTTCAGGCCCCTACTCTACCTCCTACCCCTGCCTTAGAGTCTTTTGGAGTCTAGAGGGTGAAAGCTGTGCAGAACTGTGGCTCTCACTGTGCGGTGCAAGAGAATCCTTACCTAGCAGCAAAGCCACCTGAGCTCACAGTATTTCTATTCACCCTCACCCAGCAGGTGGAAAAGCAGCCCCACCCCTGCAGCGTGAAAGTGGTGTTGAAGACTCTGGGCTTGGCCTTGCCCCACTGGGAAGTCCTCCCTCTGGCTGCTGGGGTGAGAAGTCACTGGGGGGCCTACctccctgtgcaaggaccccatcCCTCCAAAGATGCTCTAAATTTGTTCCGGTGAGCAGAGATGTGTTCTGAGACAACACCTCCCGAGATGCATAGAGGAGGCTGGGGCCTGTGCACAGTATCCTCGGTAGGAGAGACAGTGGCACCAACAGCCAGGGCTCTGTGCCTTCCCATCTCCCACCAAGGAGTTTTTGCTGGCATCTCTCTGGTGTCTGGCTGTGTGGCAGTCATGTGACAACAACGGCCCCGGAACTGGCCAAGTTCTGGGGTCCAGCCTCAGCATCATGTCCAATCTCCCAGTCTGGTCTGCACTGGCCTCCCCAGTGCCTGGGATCCCCATGCACGCCCAGGTGAAGGAGGAAACGCCCCTGGGAACTTTACAACTTTAATGCAACACTGATCCCCAAACCACCAAAGCACACGAAAAACACACAGTGGGAGCAAAAAGGGCACAGTTGGAGGCTTCGCTGGCACGTCATTTCTGATGGCCTGCTTTTGCAGTGCTCcggtgggaggggtgggtggcTGCTGAGTCAGCTAGTAAGATGGCTGAAGGTCCTCAGTGGTGTCTGTGAACACAAGACAGACGTGACAATGGAAACAGCAATGCACGTGGACcccagagtgacagagagagcaggtgtctctccacacTCCCTGGATTCTGTTCTCATCATTCTTGCCTTCCCTCCTAAGGCCCCCTGTTCAGACCTGACCCTCCCCTCAGAATCTGCTCTGGGGGACTGCTCATCTTACTGGATCCAGAAGAAGTCAGCACCGATGGTGGTGGCATGCCTCCTCTGGGCGGTGGAGCTGGTGCTGGGGCCATCCAGGATGCCGGCGCCGAACCCACCACTGGTGCCACCAGTGGCATCAGCTCTCCAGTTGGCATTCCCACTGGCGCGGTTGCTATTCAGGATGTACTGGTGGTATCTGGTCCAGAAAGCAAAGGGGATCCTGGCCCAGGCATCGCCAAAGTCTCCATCCTCGTCCCAGGTCAGGAGCTCGACCTGGATGTCATCCCAGCTCCACCGTCCAGCCAGAGCCTCCTCCCCAATATTCAGCTGGGCCCTCATCCGGGCCCTGGCTTGCTGCTCAGTCATGCCCACATCCATCATCTTGAAAGCCTCCTCCACGGCCTCCAAGTACTGAGCCTTCCAATCCCGTGGGTCTCGGTTCTGATTCTGTGGTGGGATGAAAGCAGTCCCGATGACAGTGCCACACCTGGCCCCCCCTCTTCCTGCTACAcacgctctgctctgctctgctctgctctgctctgctctgctctgctcacaGGGACACACGCAGAGACACTGGCTGAGGGGCTCTGACTCCTCTCTGCCAAGCCTGGGGATCTGctcccacacactcacactaccCACATCTGGGAACCTGGGCAGCAAACTTAGGGCACTGAGTGAGCCTTGCTCTCTTCCCTGGTGGGCAAAGGGCTTTTCCCAGGAGACAAAGCCACCAAGTGCCCACCCCAGGGCGTGGCCCCAGGCAGACTCTTTCCCTTACCTGGGCGATGAATTTCAAGACCTTCATCTTGCTGGTCTTGTGGCAAACTCGCAGCCCCCACAGGAACACATACTCAGGTGGGCTGCTCTTAGGGATCCTTTTATATTCCAAGTACCTTCGTGGGAAGAGGACACCAATGCTTGCTGCCAGCCAGGCAGATGGCAGGCTGCACTTCTGTTTCCCAGGAGACCCCTTCccagcccctcaccccacccagagTCACAGCTTAGCTCCTCTCAGTGTACGCACCTGGGCCCTGCATCCTAGGACTCCCCCTAGGCTTTCCGAGCCCACTGCCAAGACAGTCACTGCCTTGGGCCACATCTTGACTAGAACCCACATGGACACACgtgtacttgtgtgtgtgtgtgtgtgtgtgtgtgtgtgagtgtgtgtgtgagtgtgtgtgtgtgtgtgtgtgtgtgctcccaCAGGAAAGCCACAAGTCTTGTGCCCCTTGTCAGTGAACCCAGACTCTTGGTTGAGATGGTGTAAAGAGAGCAGCCACTCAGCAGGTCCCCTGCCATAACAGTAGCCCAATACACTGTCCCCTCTGAAGCCTGGCTGAGTCCTGGTTGAAGAATCACTGTCAAAGGAAGAGATAGCAACCAAGGGCAGCATACCCAGATCTGGGCCTGCTGCAAAAGTACGCCTGTTTGTGTGTacatgcatgtgcacatgtgtgggTGGCTGGTGCGAGTGTACAGGGACCCTGCAAGGACGGAGGATGATGACTGGCCCTGGCTCACCTCGACATCTGGGACTGCTTTGCAGACTTCCTCTCTGAGCACAGGCTCCCAAGACCCAGCAAGGGGAGCTTCTCACTGGACCCACAGGGCAGGTAACATGGCCAGCCCCTGCTCACTGTGATGGCTACTCCCTTCCCCAGAGGCTTCCAGGAATCCCCTCCCCCAGGACACACAGGGGGTCCCACTGACCAGTACACCTAGGGCCAAATGGGGGTACCCTCAGGCTGAAGCTCAGGGAGGGAGTCTGTCTTTCTTGGTCATGGCAGCACAGTGCATGGAACAGTGAGACTGAGCCCATACTTACTTCTGCTTCACAAACTCTTCTGTGATGAGCTTCCTCAGATCCCCAAGGAGCAGGTGCCTCACCCTGTGGACATGGGAAGGAAGCCATGACGAGGGGCCCTGGCAGTGCCCTCGTGTGGACAGGATCCCTCCACAGCGAGACTGAGGGCATCCCCCTCAATAAGCTGGACACCTCGGCATCCCGCAGAACCCAGAGGGTTGGGGGTCAGCAAAGACCTAGGGAGGGCATGGAGCTGCCTTtcaggggatgggggcttgagggGACTGGGAGTTCAGGACTGACTTACATGCAGCAGATAGATGCTCTGCCATCCACTGGGCCCAGGCTCCCAGTGTGGACACAGGAGCCGCGGACATGCACTCCCCGGGCCACATTTGCCTAAGGGCAACAGTGAGGGGCTGCAGCCCAGGACCCAGTCCTACCCAGGACGCAGTCCCATCTTGCGGAGGGCCTCCCAGAGGATGGCTGCAagaggagaggaagtgaaggTACTCAGCACGGGAAGGGGAGACTGTGGCCACCCCAGTCCTGCTGCAGCCATTCACAGCCACTCACCCTCACTGGCACAGTTGCCATTCATGAAGATGACTCCCAGAATCACCAAGAGGAGGCTCAGCCTGGAAGTGTCCTTGGTCCTAGATGTGCAGACATAGGGATGCCAGGCTGCAGTGCTTTTCCTGGGGCCCTCTAGCCAGCTCACCACATAGCAGGCCTCTGAGTGCTGAGACTCCTGggcccttcccccctctccccaacGCAAACCCGCCCGCTAAGAACTAAGATTTTGTGACCTGCTTCACACAATATTTCATCCTGCCCAAGATTGTCACCTGCTCTTTGAATGTGGGCACTAAACACTTCCTCCCAGGTGGGGCTAAAAGGGGAGCAGATGCATCCTGAGGCTGGTCCCACCTTCCCTGTCCTATGAAGGCAAGAGAGTGACACTCTGTGGAAGCTCTGCCCAGGAACACTCTGCCAGACTGGGAGCCAGAACTGAAGactggggtgaggaggaggagattaCAAGAAGACACCTGCTTCCCAGGAAAGCCTGGGAGGCTGATGGGAGGGGGTAAGTTCCATGGCATGGTGAAACCCCCACAGAACAGAGGCTTTGTCCTGAAGGTGACCCTCCTATGCCTCTTCACCCTGCTCATCGCGTGGCACTGATCATTGGGGTGGGGGCTGTTCTAAACCCATATCCTCAGTGCCTTTTCTCTGAGGGCATGTGAAGGCTTCAAAGAAAAGGCCACAACTGAGGAAGGTTGCGCGTGCGTGcaagcgcgcacacacacacacacacacacacacacacacacacacacacacagaccctccctgcctcactTTCCCAGGAGTCGTGCTGAAGAATCCCGAGTGCAGACAAGAATGTACAGGTGTTCTTCTTTGTCAGTCTCCTTCAGGTGGATCCCAAATTTCTGTATGTTGGTGGAGAGAAGGCAGAATGGGAAGGTCAGAAGGAGTGTCCTGCATGGAGTCACTTGGTTTCTTGATAGGACTTTTCCTGAGTAGAGCATCCAGTGTCCTGAAGGAGGGTAAGAGGGGGTTCCAAAGTGGGGGGGGGTAGAgtcagtgggggtgggtgggtggcagaaCCCTTCCCCGTGGCAGCTCCAGCAGAACCAATGatacccacttccccagaggaaAGACACTCAAAGAGCATGAGGAGCGGCCCCAAGAAGAGAGTCTGTGGTGGAAGCTCCTAGGCAGATGGGCCTGGGAAGGCTTGTGGAGCAGTCAGTACTGACACTGGGCTTGGGAGGGCTGTGGGGTGCAAAGCTTCCCTGCAATCCTCCTTCCTCAGGACCGCTTCCCCAGCCTTTCcctcatcccacccacccccacgccCCCGTTGCACACCTTCTCTAGAGTGTAGGCTGCTCTCTCAGTGATCTCGGGGAAATGGTCATCATATTCTCGGATGACATCCTTCAGCATATCTGCAGGGGGCAGCAGGGGAGAAACTGGGTGAGCCACAGTGCTTCAGCCTTCACCTGCAGTAGTAGTCTGCAGGTAGCACAGGTAAGGACCCCTGCTGTGTACACGAGTCCCACAGCCTGGACCCGGCTGGCAGGGAAAAGGGCATGTGATGGGGGTTCTCAGAGAGGGATGGGTAAGCGGCCACTGGGAGCACACCTGAGCGCTTGATGGGGATCTTCTTGTAGTCTTTAATCATCAGGTACTTCACCAACTTGTTTGCCTGGGGAAGGAGAACCACACAGGGTGTTCAAGGCTGAGTGAGCTCAAGGAATTGGCCCTAgagtgaggagaggagggagacttCTTACCCTGTCTTGCAGAAGGGCCACATTTCGGGTTGGCAGGCACAGGACATGCCTGGAGGGCGCCTGGGTCCTCATAGCCAATGGGGGCCATGGAGCCCTCTGTGCCAGAGCTGCCAGAGGGGCCTCAGAGGTTCTCCAGCCTGGCGGTATCACAGGAGGCTCCCTATCCTCCTCGCTGTTTTCAGTGTCACTATTTAGGTGCTTTGACTGTggtgggagatgagagagagagagagagagagagagagagagagagagagggatatggagagaaagagagagagaaacacaccagAGTCTTCCATGCTCACCATTTCAAAGGGACTGACATACATCTCAAGCAGAGCCAGGCACCGGGAGACCAGAGCTGTGTGCAGACTGGGTGGCAGGAACTGAGCGCCCAGTGCCACACACTGAGTCCCTGGTGTCCCATCTGGCCTGAGTCGAGGGGCTTCCTGAGTAAAAACATGCTGAACAAGGACAGGAGCAGGTGGGAAAGGGTGAGAgggagggcgggggagggggacacTGTACAGGAGCAG from Erinaceus europaeus chromosome X, mEriEur2.1, whole genome shotgun sequence includes the following:
- the LOC103128291 gene encoding LOW QUALITY PROTEIN: melanoma-associated antigen D4-like (The sequence of the model RefSeq protein was modified relative to this genomic sequence to represent the inferred CDS: substituted 1 base at 1 genomic stop codon); this translates as MAEGCRDPQSCKTEEMDPDSHGVLPEDQVVGGQDCEELCALGEYESFLNFHMRLPHNLGSLGAGLRLLEAEPWELDPGLAQTLIXALQLDPETLANEAEERAANVARTAASSRATQAMAEAARATFHQVVSEQLMTPDWGSDCARPRTQGTASAPDPTDRTAVQPQGATPGTALACVHMSQMLVSGQVVALDTPAASCTQPQKAPQAPQVQAAGTGPCTVRAFSQAPWTSERAATRPLAAFLSQSDVSDFNRPPGVSGVGFPRPKRPTLVQEAATQGPSAASAVPPASRAWEGPASGPKATRSRSRKALAKTWWMEPQKVAEAASAKALMAPGLPQQAGAASSTQHSAEPWISKGGKRTKKSKHLNSDTENSEEDREPPVIPPGWRTSEAPLAALAQRAPWPPLAMRTQAPSRHVLCLPTRNVALLQDRANKLVKYLMIKDYKKIPIKRSDMLKDVIREYDDHFPEITERAAYTLEKKFGIHLKETDKEEHLYILVCTRDSSARLLGKTKDTSRLSLLLVILGVIFMNGNCASEAILWEALRKMGLRPGVRHLLLGDLRKLITEEFVKQKYLEYKRIPKSSPPEYVFLWGLRVCHKTSKMKVLKFIAQNQNRDPRDWKAQYLEAVEEAFKMMDVGMTEQQARARMRAQLNIGEEALAGRWSWDDIQVELLTWDEDGDFGDAWARIPFAFWTRYHQYILNSNRASGNANWRADATGGTSGGFGAGILDGPSTSSTAQRRHATTIGADFFWIQ